The proteins below are encoded in one region of Pygocentrus nattereri isolate fPygNat1 chromosome 13, fPygNat1.pri, whole genome shotgun sequence:
- the msl1b gene encoding male-specific lethal 1 homolog encodes MNMRSESISNVGLRSESNTFCLSKRGSGHTIGVPRNSYTLVTETHDPLGVTLTDAGQHFIASRNLDKHLAGKAARPLLPVGQNKAVAVPSGGGSESADAVTSQAKQMGGEGTPVKSKTSLGQTNAIDNKAEFVSMNSHNSRDSGGEDSTKGLDTMGAHGMASHEHTEGKRKNIKKAPGHPNSQASCLRQLLLLQLDLIEQQQQQLQSKDKEIDELKADRDTLLARIERMERRLQLMSKEPRDKRLFQPLERWVPDTDDFWDSDVGDSPQTHTPKTSSFSRNSKVQKRKFGFVDSKVQKSQGKASRFTPQKSDTGGASPCQRDLRNKETPEKTGLGKSTGQTEALSEGEENCEHQDLPYMTTTEMYLCCWHQPPVSPLREPSPKKEEDVAIPSWRENSMEPSREEEAFDIPESLEDGVFLKRHAKLELDEKRRKRWDIQRIREQRMLQRLQQRMEKRKINVQESEPELSSFYPDIDDVESIVITPFLPVVAFGRPLPRLTPQNFELPWLDERSRCRIENQKKQTPHRTCRK; translated from the exons ATGAATATGCGCTCCGAGTCCATCTCTAACGTGGGACTGCGCTCAGAATCTAACACTTTCTGCCTTTCCAAACGAGGCTCTGGCCATACTATAGGTGTCCCGAGAAATTCGTACACTTTGGTGACTGAAACGCATGATCCGCTCGGTGTTACTCTAACTGACGCCGGACAGCACTTCATCGCATCCAGAAACCTGGACAAGCACCTCGCTGGGAAGGCTGCTCGGCCGTTATTGCCAGTAGGACAGAACAAAGCGGTAGCTGTTCCTTCTGGAGGAGGCTCAGAGAGCGCCGACGCAGTTACATCTCAAGCTAAACAAATGGGGGGCGAAGGGACCCCTGTTAAAAGTAAAACTTCACTTGGACAGACCAACGCTATTGATAACAAAGCAGAATTTGTTTCAATGAATTCACACAATTCCAGGGATTCTGGTGGTGAAGACAGCACAAAAGGGTTGGACACTATGGGGGCACACGGCATGGCATCCCATGAACATACAGAGGGTAAACGAAAGAACATAAAGAAGGCCCCTGGCCATCCCAATTCACAAGCCAGTTGTCTTCGGCAGCTCCTCCTGCTTCAGCTGGATCTCAtagagcaacagcagcagcagctgcagtcCAAGGACAAAGAAATAGATGAACTAAAAGCAGACCGAGACACG CTGCTTGCACGGATCGAGCGGATGGAACGGCGCTTACAGTTGATGAGCAAAGAACCTCGTGACAAGCGTCTGTTTCAGCCATTGGAGCGCTGGGTCCCAGACACAGACGACTTCTGGGATTCGGACGTGGGAGACAGCCCTCAGACCCACACACCCAAAACCTCTTCTTTTAGTCGAAACAGCAAGGTGCAAAAGAG GAAATTTGGCTTTGTAGACTCAAAAGTACAGAAGTCACAGGGGAAAGCTTCTAGGTTTACTCCCCAGAAATCAGACACAGGAGGAGCGTCACCATGTCAGAGGGATTTGCGAAACAAGGAGACTCCAGAGAAGACTGGATTGGGGAAGTCAACAGGGCAGACGGAGGCCCTctcagaaggagaagaaaactGTGAACACCAAGACTTGCCATATATGACGACAACAGAAATGTACTTATGCTGTTGGCACCAACCTCCTGTCTCACCCCTGCGTGAGCCATCCCCCAAGAAAGAGGAGGATGTTGCCA TTCCGTCCTGGAGAGAAAACAGCATGGAGCCATCGAGGGAGGAAGAGGCTTTTGACATCCCTGAG AGTCTTGAGGATGGTGTCTTTCTGAAACGCCATGCAAAGCTAGAGCTGgatgagaagagaaggaaaag ATGGGACATTCAGAGGATACGGGAGCAACGCATGCTCCAGAGGCTGCAGCAGCGCATGGAGAAGAGAAAGATAAATGTTCAGGAGAGCGAGCCAGAGCTGTCATCTTTTTATCCTGATATTGATGATG TGGAATCAATTGTCATCACACCCTTTCTGCCTGTTGTGGCTTTTGGGCGGCCTTTGCCCAGACTCACACCACA GAACTTCGAGCTGCCGTGGCTTGATGAAAGAAGTCGCTGCCGTATAGAGaatcagaaaaaacaaactCCTCATAGGACCTGTCGAAAATAA
- the LOC119265041 gene encoding gastric inhibitory polypeptide produces MKMKVELIALVFLCMGVVLAVGARAVDNSPADDGQRLDRRYAESTIASDISKIMDSLVQKNFVNFLLNQREKKSMPTMTSEDPDIHTFSDLLKKDFTMLIHSKGDRSKTH; encoded by the exons atgaagatgaaggtaGAGTTGATTGCACTGGTTTTCCTTTGCATGGGTGTTGTATTGGCAGTCGGTGCAAGAGCTGTTGACAACAG CCCTGCAGACGACGGCCAACGCTTAGATCGTCGCTATGCTGAATCAACTATCGCGAGTGACATAAGTAAAATAATGGACTCCCTGGTACAGAAGAACTTTGTGAACTTTCTCCTaaaccagagagagaaaaagagcat GCCAACTATGACATCAGAAGATCCAGACATTCACACCTTCAGTGATCTTCTGAAGAAGGATTTCACCATGTTGATTCACAGCAAAGGAGATAGGTCCAA GACTCATTAG
- the chmp2a gene encoding charged multivesicular body protein 2a: protein MEFLFGRRKTPEEMLRQNQRALNRAMRDLDRERQKLEQQEKKIIADIKKMAKQGQMDAVKIMAKDLVRTRRYVKKFIMMRANIQAVSLKIQTLKSNNSMAQAMKGVTKAMATMNRQLKLPQIQKIMMEFERQSEIMEMKEEMMNDAIDDAMGDEDDEEESDAVVSQVLDELGLNLSDELSNLPSTGGSLSVAAGKKAEPQPTLADADADLEERLNNLRRD, encoded by the exons ATGGAGTTCTTATTTGGGCGGAGGAAAACTCCAGAGGAGATGCTGAGACAGAACCAGAGAGCACTCAACAGAGCCATGAGAGATCTCGACAGAGAGCGCCAGAAGCTGGAACAACAGGAAAAGAAAATCATAGCTGACATCAAGAAAATGGCCAAACAAGGACAGATG GATGCTGTTAAGATTATGGCAAAGGACTTGGTTCGCACCAGGCGTTACGTTAAAAAGTTCATAATGATGAGAGCAAATATCCAAGCAGTCAGTCTCAAAATCCAAACCCTTAAGTCAAACAACAGCATGGCACAGGCCATGAAGGGAGTCACTAAAGCCATGGCCACAATGAACAGACAG CTGAAGTTGCCACAGATTCAGAAGATCATGATGGAGTTCGAGCGCCAGAGTGAAATTATGGAAATGAAAGAGGAGATGATGAATGATGCTATCGATGATGCAATGGGagatgaggatgatgaagaagaaAG TGATGCTGTGGTTTCCCAAGTGCTGGATGAGCTGGGCCTGAATCTTTCAGATGAACTGTCAA ATCTGCCATCAACTGGGGGAAGCCTTTCAGTTGCCGCTGGGAAGAAAGCAGAGCCGCAGCCGACTCTGGCAGATGCAGATGCTGACCTAGAGGAAAGACTGAATAACCTCAGAAGAGACTGA